In Seonamhaeicola sp. S2-3, the genomic window GATTATGCTATGATTAATTTATCTGGTAGTAATTCAGCAGCCATTAGTGGAGGTGATATGCCTAATGATTACATTCCTTCGGGTCAAGGTTTTTTTGTTGAAATGTCAGATGATGTAACTCCAACCGGTGGTGCAGATCCTATTTTTTCAGCAACAGTTACTTTTAATAATGATATGCGAAGAGCAGATGGAACTAGTAATTCTCAGTTCTTTAAAAATTCAGTTAAAAAAAGTAATAAGCGTATAGATAAACAAAGGTTATGGGTGAATTTAACCTCAGATAATGGGGTGTTTAACCAAATACTTATTGCTTATGTTGATGGAGCAACTAATCAAGATGATGGGGTGTCTTACGATGCTAGAAGAATTAATAATGGAAATGCCAGTATTCTTTATTCAATTATAGAGGGGTCTGACAAAAAATTTGCCATTCAAGGTAAAGCTGCCAGCAGTTTAAATGAAGAAGAAACCATAGCATTAGGCTTTAAAACTAATATTGATGTGCCTACATTATACACGATGTCTTTAGCAGACATACAAGGCGACTTTTTAAGTGGTAGCCCGGTATATCTTAAAGACAATTTACTAAATAAAGTGCATGATTTATCGGTTTCAGATTATACGTTTACCTCAGAAGTTGGCGAGTTTAATGAGCGTTTTGTTATAGGGTTTAGCAATAGCACTTTATCTACAGACACTGCACTTACTGAGGCAGGTAGTTTAAAAATTGTGGCTTTAGATAGTGATTATGTTCAGTTTAGTACGTCTAATGATTTACAAATAAAATCGGTTGCTATTTACGATCTTTTAGGAAGAGCGCTTTACAATTTTAAAGGTAGTAACAGTTCTGAAACCTATAAGTTATCTAATTTAAAAAGCCCTGTTTTTCTTGCTAAGGTAGAACTTTCAAACGGAGCAGTAATAAGTAAAAAGGCGGTTAAGAAGTAGTTTTTTGTTGCGTTGATACAGGACTAGGCAAACTTTCTAACAAAATAAACAGATTGCTTCACTACGTTCGCAATCACGTTATAAACTATATTTTAAAGCTATAATAAAGTTTCTGCCAGGTGCTGCAATGCCAGATGAATAGGTTTTATAGCGTTGGTCTGTAATGTTTTCTAAACTAGCAGTAAGTATAGTACTTTGTGTTAGTTGGTATTGGGTTCTTAGATTGAAGGTGTACCATGACGGGCTATATGGATTACCGTTTGCATTGAGTGCGTAAATGTAATCTTTTTCTATTTCAGAAGGTGCTAATTGGTTAAATGATAATTCGCCATTGTAATTGGCAAACAAATCAATTTTAAAATCGTTTCCATCCCATACTAAATGGGTATTACCAAAACTAGGAGCTACATGTCTTACAGGTACTTCAATACCTTCATCTTCTTCGGTTCCGCCAATAACACTGTATTGCGAGCTTAGGGTTACATGATTGCTAATAGCCATTTTTATACCAGCTTCAAAACCATAAATCCAAGCTTTAGAGGCATTTTGAATGGCTTGTACATTACTTAGCTCGCCATCATACATAATCTCACTTTCGCCATTTAGGGTGTAATCTCGTCTTACCAAGGCGTTGTCTAAATAAGTGTAATAGGTGCTTACATCTAACACTAGTTTTTTATTAAAGTCTAGTTTTAGTCCTAATTCGCCACCATAGGCATATTCTGGTTTTAAGTTATCATTTGGTACAACAACAGAACCAGGTTCAGAGTCAAATACTTTACCAATATCATCAATATTAGGTGCTCTAAACGCCGATGAAGCATTTAATTTCCATTGAATGGTTTTGTTAGGAGACCAACTTATACCTGCTGTTCCTGTTAAGGCACTAGCATTGTTTTTTGAGGTGTTAAAAGGCAGGTTTAGGTACACGTTATTTTCTTCAAAATTGGCTTTAGACAAGATGTGATTAAACCTTAAACCCGATTGTAATACAAATTTAGAATTAGGTTTATATTTTATACTTGAATAAACCGCTGCCGATTGCCAACTAGCACCATTAGGATATCTTGAAACGGTTGGAGCTACTGTATTGGTAGTGATGTTTTCTTCGGTACCGTTAGACATTACTTTGTTATACACGTATTCTAAGCCATAAAAAAATTGTGTTTTTGGGCTTACTGTTTTTTCTAAATCGAGGTTAAAGGAGTAGGCATCTACGGCTTCTTTTCTAACATTTCTTGTATCTGATTGAAAATCGCGGTCTTTTCTACTTTCTTTAAAGTTTTGATAGGCAAGTGTGGCTTTAATTTTATCGTATAAATTAGAACGACTGCTTAGTTTGGTGATTTGCAGATTAGACATAAACCATTGTTGCGGACCGTAGTTCCACTCGGCAGAACGCAGGGTGCCATTTTTATATCTAATTAACCTATCATACCTAGGAATATCTGAGGTTGTGGTGTAATGTAAACCTAAATCAAAACTTAAATTTTGATACGGTTGAAACTTAACTTTTTGCATGAGATTAAGCTGGTTATAGCCCGAGTATTTTTGAATTAAATTATTACTGTTTTCAATAATTTCATCGCCAGCACTAGTTGTTAAAACAAATTCTGGTCTTAAATAATCATCGGGTCCGTGACTCCCCATTTTTAAATCATCAAATTCTGTATAGCTAGCATTGGTAGCAAAAGCCCATTTGCGGTAGCCTAAATTAAAATCAAAATGTCCTGTTTTTTCATTGCTAGCAGTGGCGTATCTTAAAATAGCATTAGATTGAAAGTGTAACGAATCGTTTTTAGAAAGCTGTGGTTTTTGGGTGTAAAAACTCATAACGCCCCCAATAGCATCGCTACCATAAATTACAGCACCTGCGCCTAAAGTGACTTCGGTATTTTGAACTGAAAACGGATCAATGCTAATTACGTTGTGTAAATTGCCACCTCTAAATATGGCATTATTCATTCTTACTCCATCTACGGTAATAAGTAGGCGATTTGTAGAAAATCCGCGTATCATGGGGCTACCACCACCTAATTGACTTTTTTGAATGTAAACTTGCCCTGTTGTTTCTAATAAATCGGCACTGGTTTGTGGGTTTGAAAACTGAATGTTTTGAGTATTAACACTTACAATTTTTTGAGGAATATCTCTTTTACTTTGCTCAAATTTTGAAGCAGAAATTACAATCTCCTCTAAGCCTTGTGTATTAGATTCTAATAGTACCGTTTTGGTACTACCCAATTGTTGTTTGGTAAGTTTTTTTAATATGTGAGATAAGTGTTTAAAGTAAATATACTCGGTATCTGAGAACTCGCTAATATCTGCTTCTCCTCTAAAATTAGTGATGGTGCTTTTAGATTTATCTACGTTGTAAATGGCAACACCAAAAATGGGTTCTTTAGTATTGTTATTTATAACTTTAATATTTTGAGCTTGTGTATTTAAAAAAGCTATTAAAAAGAGAGAAAGCGTGTAAAAAAACTTCATGTTTTAGTTAAAAACTTGATTAAATATTTGTAGAGATTTTGGTTGTTTAAAATTACCCAAATGTAGTTCAAAATAAAGCAACATCATATTTAAAAAAGATTGTCTTTGTTTAGAACTCATTTTAATTCTAGAAACATCATCAAATTTTGTGCCTAACAGCAGTTTTAGGCGTGTTAAATTTTGGTCTTCAATGCAGTATTTATTGGTTTTAGTTTGACTAAACTTACCTTCTGCCAAATTAAAGTATGGTTTTTCAGTTTGTGTGGTATCTGGGTAAAAGCCTAAATATTTTGTAAGGTTTAGTAAAAACAGGAGGTGGAAGTTAGCATATTCGGTTTGTTGGTCTAGCCAAAGTAGCGTGGTTTCTATATAACTAAATAAGGATTGGTTTTGTTCTTCTTCTTGTAAAGTGTTTGCTAGTATTTCTGCTAAAAACATTACAATGGCACTTTTTAAAATATTTGATTGTAAAGTGTTATAAACTTGGTTTAATTTAACTTCTTTAATGGTTTGTAGCGATCTGTTTTCTCTGTATTGAATAACAAGTTGTAATTGAGATAGGGGTTGAAAATACGCTACTTTTTTATTGTTTTTTTTACTTTTTAAAACGCCTTTTAATATAAAGCTAATAACACCTAATTGTTCTGTGTAGCACTTAACAATAAGATCGTAATCTTTGTATTTAATTTTAGATAAAACAATGGCTTTAGTGGTAATGAGCATTATCTAATAACCATTAGTTTTATAACCTTAGTTTCGTAAGTGTCTAAATCTGAAAGCATAATTAAGTACACTCCAGAAGCTACCACGTTATTTGCAAGGTTTTTACCATTCCAATAGGCGGTACCCCCATCAATTTCTAAATTATAGCCGCTATATCTTTGGTTGATGTTTGATTGGGCTTCGGCTACTAAATTACCTTCAATATCGGTTATTTTAATATTTACATTTTCTGAAATGTCTTTAATTTTAACCCTTTCATCTGCAATATTAAAGTTTGGTCTTACAGGATTGGGGTAGGCATATGCATTAGTTAAATTTTCTAATGTGCTAGATCCGCCAGCTTTATAAGAAACTAATCCCCTGTTTGTGGCAATGTAAACAATACCATTATTGGTGTCTAAAGAAACATCGTTAATAGTGTTTGATGGTAGTGGTGAGTTGTCTTCTGTGAAATGATAAATAGTTGTTTGACCATCTGATGAGAAATAGAATAAACCAGAGTCTGCTGTTCCAATCCATTTGTTGTTAGAGCCATCTACTTCAATGTCTGTAACAAATTGCTGAAAAAGGAGTTCTTTAGCAATACCATCTTCTTCAATTATTATTTCTTCCACCTGCACATCATCATCTTCAAAGAAATTAGAGGTGTTGTATAAAACTCTTAGACCTTTTAAAGTACCTATCCATAATTGATTTTGTTTGTCTATAGCAAGTGACCTTACATCTCTTGATGGAAAATTTTTGTCTTCTCCAACAATGTTTTTTAAATTACCGTTATCATTAAAACCAATAACCCCATGATATTGACTAGATATCCATTTAACGTTATTATTGTCTACAACAATATCAATAAATCCAGAATCATCGTTTAAAGGGTCTGAAATAATACTTGAGAAACTATAAGAATTCCATTGATTTGTTGATGGGTTATATGATTTTAATGGGCTCTCTACTCTAGAATTCATTAGCCATAGTGTACCATTTTGATCAAATGTAGAAGCTGCTATTCTTATATCTCCTGTGTGACTTGGATCGCTTGGAATAATTAAGTCTTCTAAAGAACTATTGGATTCATTAAATAAGTTTGTTGCAATTTCATCATTGATTTCTAATAACCCATCAAAGAATGAACTAATGAAAATTTGGTTGTTACTGTATGGGTTAATAGATATATTATTTAAACATCTAGCTTGAAAATTTAACTCTGTGTATTTAGTGTTTATCCATTCTTCTCCATTTAAATGACTTATACCTCTGCTGTTTAACGGATAGGGATTTAATTGAGATGTATATTCACCAAAAGTAACCCATACGCCATTTGACTCTGCTTCTATAGAAAAAGGGATATTCAATAGAGGGCCATTAGGATGAATTTCTTCTAAAGAAATTGAGTTGCTTATGCTTGTTTTTAAAACACCAAAATCTGTTGTGCCAATATAAATGTTATTGTTGTTTATTATAGCCGAGGTGTATGTTGTATCAAAATCTGTTTCAATGTTAATTTGAGAAATTGTGTTGAAACTTTCATCATAAACAAATACATTGTTTTGAGTAGTAATCACTAAATATTCGGCGTTAGACTTTATATCTAATGGCAAGTTATTGTATGTAAACCGTTCATTTAGATTGTCATTTATTATTTCATAGATTTTTCTGTTAGAAGCAATGGTATAAAGTTTTGAATTATGCTTTTCTATGAGATTGTATGACCCCGTAGTAATGGTTTCCCAATTTTCAAAATCAATTAAGTTAGGGTCTGAAACTAGCGCTTTTTTAATACCATTTCCGTCTGAACAAACGGCATAGATATAATCATCTAATACGGCAGTTTCATTTACTTGAATTTGCTCTCCTGTGTTACCAATAAAATAAGTGTCTCCAAATTCAAGTCTTTCTAAATTATAAACAGATATACCATAATTAGTTGCTATATAAATATAGTTTTGATACTCATTAATATGGTTTATTGATTTATTAGTGGGAGTAATAGTAGACTTTTCAATAATATCAACTACAGTTAATACGTTTTCATTGTCTTCAAAAACAATTTCTAACAACCCATTTTCATAACCAACAATTAACAGTTGATATGTTTCGCTATAATAAATAGTTGAAATAGTTTCTCCTGATAACCCGTTTATAGTATTGAATTCTCTAATTTCATTAGTTTGCAGGTCATAGCTAAATATAGCATTTTCAGAAGCGGCATAAATTTTACTCTCTGTTTGAACAACTTCTTTTATATTATAATAGGAAAAATGCCCTCGCCACGAACTAGAAAAATCTTGCGAAAAAGACAGTAATGAAATTAAGGTTATTAATAAGGTAATACAACTTTTGTGCATGAGCATTATATAAAGTTCAAATATATTTATAACTAACGATTTTTACTTCAAAATAATATAATTAAAATAAAAAAGCTTCTCTAAATCTAGAGAAGCTTTAAACTATTAAGGTTATATATTTTAAACTATACCTTGAGCTAACATAGCATCGGCTACTTTAACAAAGCCAGCAATATTGGCACCTTTAACGTAATCTATGTAGCCGTCTTCTTCTTTTCCGTATTCTATACAAGAGTTATGAATATCGGCCATAATTTCTTTAAGCTTTTTATCAACCTCTTCTCGTGTCCATTTATAACGAAGCGAGTTTTGCGTCATTTCTAGACCAGAAGTAGCAACTCCTCCTGCATTAGAGGCTTTTCCTGGGGCAAATAGTATTTTGGCTTTATGAAATTCTGCAATGGCTTCGATAGTAGAAGGCATATTAGCACCTTCACTAACACACATACAACCATTAGCTAATAGCGCTTTGGCATCTTCTTTATTTAATTCATTTTGTGTGGCACATGGTAAGGCAATGTCACATTTTTCATTCCAAGGTGTTTTTCCTTTATGGAATTTAGCTTTAGGATATTCGTTTATATACTCGCTAATTCTGCCTCTTTTTTCATTTTTTAGGTGCATTACAAACTTTAGTTTTTCAGCATCTATACCATCTTCATCATATATATAACCCGATGAGTCTGAAAGGGTAATAACTTTAGCACCCATTTGAATAGATTTTTCTGCAGCGTACTGTGCTACATTACCAGAACCAGAGATGGCTACCATTTTGCCTTCAAAATTATCATTTTTGGTTTTCAACATGTTTTCTGCAAAATATACGGTTCCGTAACCAGTAGCTTCGGGTCTAATTAAAGAGCCTCCCCAAGACATTCCTTTACCTGTTAAAACGCCAGTAAATTCATTTTTTAATTTTCTATACATGCCAAATAAAAAGCCAATTTCTCTTTGTCCTACACCAATATCTCCAGCGGGTATATCGGTGTTAGGGCCAATATGTCTAAATAATTCGCTCATAAAAGCATGACAGAAGCGCATAATTTCATTGTCACTTTTTCCTTTTGGGTCAAAATCACTACCACCTTTTCCGCCTCCCATAGGTAAAGTGGTTAAGCTGTTTTTAAATACTTGTTCAAACGCTAAAAACTTTAAAATACTTGCATTCACCGTAGGGTGAAAACGAAGTCCTCCTTTGTAAGGTCCAATAGCAGAATTCATTTGAACGCGGTATCCTCTATTTACTTGAATTTCACCTTTGTCATCTACCCAACATACTCTAAAAGAGATTAAACGTTCTGGCTCAACCATTCTTAAAAGAATATTTTTACCATAATAAATATCGTTATTTACAATATAAGGTATTACCGTTTCGGCAACTTCTTGAACAGCTTGTAAGAATTCTGGTTCATGACCATTTCTTTGTTTTACAAGGTCTAAAAACTCGTTAATGATATTTTTCATACATTTATATTCTATTATTTTTAAAAAAAATATAATTTATCGATACAAATATACATTATCTTTAAAAAAATATTGATTTTTTTCTGAAATCCTCAACATTAATTTTTTAAAAAGTGGCTAAAATTGTTAATATTTGTTTGTTAGATGAGTTTTTATATATTTGTTTATATTATGCCTCAAAAAACAGAACCTTATTATGCTTAACTTGAAACATTTAGCTACAGTTTTTTGTTTGCTTTTCATCTTTACAAAATCAAGTGCACAATTAGGTTTTTCGCATGAATTGGGGGTGATTGCAGGACCAGTACAATTTAGATCTGATTTTGGTAGTAGGACAGATTCTGAAACTAATTTTGGTAATAGTGGAATTGGAATTGGTATTGTACATTACTTAAACTTCTCATATAGAGCAGATTGTAACTGTTATTCAACAGATACTTATTTTAATGATCATTTTAAGTTAAGAAATGAAATTTCGTGGAATAAGACCAAGTTAGAACATTTAGGTGAATGGGTAGACCCTAGTAAAAATTCACCAGAAGCCAATCAATTGCGGGGGCATACAGGTTATGCTAAAAACTTAGATATTGGTACACAGTTAGAATTTTTTCCAAGAAGTATAAGGTCTTTTCAAGCTTTTGGTTACAGAGTAGCACCATTTGCAAGTTTAGGTGTTCATTACACACATTATATGCCTGAAGTTTCTACAACTTATGCCAACCCCAATCCTGATGCTATTGGCGATGTTACCGATCCTACAAACTTTTATTCTGGTTGGGATCCTGGTTCTGTTGATGCTTCATCAGGAAGTGCTTGGTCTATGGTAACTAGTGTTGGTTTTAGGTATAAAGTGAGTAAACTAGCAGACGTTATGCTAGATTTAAGATGGCAATACTATTTTGATGATTGGGTTGATGGTTTAAACCACCAATTAAGCTATAATAAATATAACGATTGGCTAGTTTGGTTAAATGTTGGCTATATTTTTTATCTAGATTAAGCTTCTACTTCTTTTAGCAAAGCCATTACTATTCCTAAGTGAATGCCTTCATGAAACAGTATAAACTGTAAAGACTCATCAATATTTTTTAATGTATTACCTGTTGTTGAAACTGTATATTCGGTAAATGTGTTGTATAGTCCTTTTTTGTAATTTTCTAATGTGTTATTAATGGTTTTACTTAAAAGGTTTTTAATGTCTTCTACTTCTTCTTTGTTAACCTTGGTTTCTGGTTTAGTGCCCTTTCTGTATTTTTCTATAAGAGAGTTATCAATAACAGTAGGTAATCCAGATAATTTATTAGCCAATAATTGTTCGGTAACAACTATATGACCAATATTCCAGATGATATTATTATTAAATCCTTTGGGTATTTTGTTTAAGTTTTCTAAAGAGGTGTTTTCTATAGTTTTTTGAAAAAATTTTCTAGTATTCTGTAAAACTTCAAAAGGAAAGGCCATAATTTAATTTTAGGTTGCAAATATAGTTTAAATGTTATAATTGCGTTTATTTTTGTGTTAAACCGTTATAAAATGAAAAAAGTTTATTACTTAAAAACGTGCAGTACTTGTACTAGAATTTTAAAAGAACTTAATTTACCTTCAGAATTCATTCTGCAGGATATAAAAAAAGACCCTATTACCGTAAAACAATTAGAAGAAATGAAAGCTCTTGCAGGTAGCTATGAAGCTCTTTTTAGTAAGCGTTCTAAACTATACAAAGAGATGGGACTTAAAAATCAAACACTTGTTGAGCGAGATTTTAAACACTATATATTAGAGCATTATACCTTTTTAAGTAGGCCTGTTATTATTTTAGACGATAAAATTTTTATAGGAAATTCTAAAAAAACAGTAGATGCAGTCAAAACCGCATTATTAAAAGCTTAACCAATAATAAAGGAAACATTTTTAATTAGTTTGAGATGCTGTAATTTGCAATGAATTAGGAGTGCAAATTAAAAATGGTACAATTCTTGAAAATTTGGAAGAAAATTAATGTAACTGTAACAAAATATGATAGTTGCATATATTAAATTTTGTTATATTTAAAATTCAAAGCTATTATCATTTTAATTTAACACCCTAACTTATGAGAAGAGTCTTTAGTTTACTTCTATTAGTATGTCCATTAATTTCAGTTTGGTCTCAACAAGAAAAAGCACCGTTACAATACCCTTTTAATGAAACTGGTACAGAAGCATCAAGAGGTATTTATGGAACAGATGATAGAAGAGATGTTAAAGATGCTCAAGGTATAGAAGATTTTGTAAGAGCCACAGCAGTAATGATTAGTAAAAAAAATATTGTTGGCAACAAAGTTTATGGCTATACACTTAGAGAGCGACTTCAATTTAGATTTAAAAGTAAAAATTTTGATAAAAACATTAAGTTTTTAGACCAACCTACAAGTGCTATGTGTACGGGGTTTTTAATTGCTCCAGATATATTAGCAACAGCAGGCCATTGCATTAAAGAATTAGAAGACGCTGAAGATTATGTTTGGGTATTTGATTATACTAATGAACTTAAGTATAATGACACTTTTAAATACATTGAAATAGACCCAAGAAATGTGTATGAAGTTACTGAGGTTATTAAAGCCCGTTTAGATAATAGTACCGTTGATGATTATTCCTTTTTAAGACTAAACAGAAAGTCAGAAAGAGCACCTTACCGATTTAGAACTAGTGGAAAAATTGGTGATGGGTCTAATGTAAATACCATAGGAAGTCCTACCGGATTACCATTAAAATTTGCCAATAATGCCACCGTAGTTGATAACTCACAACCTACGTGGTTTAAAAATAGTATAGACACCTTTCCAGGGAATTCTGGTGGCCCTGTTTTTAATCCGTACGGATTTATAGAAGGTATTCATGTAAGGGGCGCAGTAGCTCAGTCTCAAGATGGTTCTTATACAGGCGATTATAAGTATGATCCGCTTTGTGATTGTATTAAAACCGTAGAGTTTTTAAGTGCTTATTGGACAGCAGGAGCGCAAGCCCACAGGATAACAGCTGTACCATATAATGTATTGCATGAAGCTATTTATGAAAATATTTTATATGCTATTGAAAATAATTTACAAGATCGTCTTAAATCATGGCTTGCCTACTCTTGGATAGTAGATCATGATTATACAAAAAACAGAGGTAGGTTAGAAATGGTTGCTGCCAAAAACAACAATCTGGATGTTTTAAAAACCATTATTTCATTATCAAAAAATGAAAATATTGATATTTATGGCGAAACTTTAATAAAACAAGCCATTAGTAATAACAATATTAGCATGTTAGAGTATTTATTAGAGCAAAATATTCCTTTTGATGCTACTAGTAAAGAAGCTTCATATTTAATGATGCATGCTTTTACAAACAATAATATAGAAATGGTTTATGCTATGATGGATCATGGCTGGAACGTAAACACAACCGATGATAAAGGAAATAATTTATTACACTTAGCTGCTGCAAAAAATAACATAACATTATTAAAAAAACTTGTTGCAAAAGGCGTAAAAGCTACAGTAAAAAACAAAGACAAAAAAAGGCCAGAGCAAATTGCCAAAAATTATGAGTATAAAACAGCACAGAAGTATTTAAAAAATGTAAGAAAACAGCAAAGTTAATTCTTAGTAATTCACTTTGAAAGTAGTTTTTTGATATTCAATTAATTAATTTATGAAGTTATTTTGAAACCTAAACACGCCATTTACACCTTTATTTTATTGTTTATATCTGTAAATTTAGGATTTGCACAAAACAATAAAGCTTTTACTTGGAATGATACCACGTTGGTTAATTCAAACGAGTGTTTAAGCAATGAAACTAATTTTACTAATTTTAAACTCACCAAAACTACTAATGAAGCCATTAGTAATTTAAATATTTATGTTGAGGTTAATTTTAAAAGTAAAATATTTAACAGCTTAGAAGCTTTTAATAACTTCGATTTAGAGTTTTGGCTACTCTCCATTAAGGCTTTTAAAGCCAATGCTAACTTAAAAATTACAGTAGCTTATAGTGTAAACTCTGTAGCACAAGAACAATTTTTTACTTTCTGTTTAAAATATATTGAAAGTGCTGCAAGAGGCGAAGAAACAGCATCACAAAAAACAGAATATGTTAAGCTTCCGGTTTACTTTGCAACAGATAGAAATAAAGTAAATACAAATAATTTTAATGAAGCCTTTGGGCCTAAACGGTCTAATTTAAAATATGGTATTTGTGAGGTTAGTATTCCTTTAAATCATGATTTGGGTAATATTGAAAGCCCTTCTATTTGGCGATTTGAATTTTCAGAAGACCCTTCAAAACATATCATGATACAAGGTATTAATATGCTTGAAAAAGATAAATTCTTTAAATCTTTATCTAAAGGCATAAAAAAATCAAAATCAAAAAGTACGTTTTTATTTGTGCATGGTTATAACACTTCCTTTAGTGAAGCCGCCAAAAGAACTGCTCAAATATCGCATGATTTACTGTTTGATGGAAAACCTGTTTTTTACAGTTGGCCGTCTCAGGCTTCAATGTTTAAATATCCTAAAGACGAATCTAACATAGAATGGGCAAGACACAACATTAAAAACTTTTTAGAAGATTATATAATAAAGTCTGAAGCAGAAGATATTTATTTGGTAGCCCATAGTATGGGGAATAGAGGCCTTACAAGAGCTATTGTTGATTTAATAACAGAAAAACCACATTTAAGAAAGCATATAAAAGAAATTATTTTAGCAGCACCAGACATTGATGCCGATGTTTTTAAAAATGATATAGCGCCAAAAATGGCATCAAAAATTCAAAAACCAATAACCTTGTATGTATCATCAGATGATTTAGCTTTAAAAGCTTCAAAAGCATTACACGGAAACCCAAGAGCAGGCGATGCTGGAGAAGGTTTAGTTATTGTTAATGGTATTGAAACTATTGATGCTAGTGGGGTTGATACTAGCTTTTTAAGTCATTCTTATTTTGCAGATACAAACACTATTATTTCTGATATTTTCGACATTATAAAATCTGGAAAACGCGCTCTTAACAGAGAACGATTAAAGTTAATGAAACTCTCAAACAAAATTTATTGGCGCGTAAAACATTAAATCCTAATAATTAATATGAAATTAATTTTTTCAACATTGGTAATACTACTTTTATTGCCTTTAACAGTTATTTCTCAAGACAAATACAAAGTAGTTTATGATTATGGTACAGAGAATGT contains:
- a CDS encoding DinB family protein, producing MAFPFEVLQNTRKFFQKTIENTSLENLNKIPKGFNNNIIWNIGHIVVTEQLLANKLSGLPTVIDNSLIEKYRKGTKPETKVNKEEVEDIKNLLSKTINNTLENYKKGLYNTFTEYTVSTTGNTLKNIDESLQFILFHEGIHLGIVMALLKEVEA
- a CDS encoding arsenate reductase family protein, producing the protein MKKVYYLKTCSTCTRILKELNLPSEFILQDIKKDPITVKQLEEMKALAGSYEALFSKRSKLYKEMGLKNQTLVERDFKHYILEHYTFLSRPVIILDDKIFIGNSKKTVDAVKTALLKA
- a CDS encoding ankyrin repeat domain-containing protein, with product MRRVFSLLLLVCPLISVWSQQEKAPLQYPFNETGTEASRGIYGTDDRRDVKDAQGIEDFVRATAVMISKKNIVGNKVYGYTLRERLQFRFKSKNFDKNIKFLDQPTSAMCTGFLIAPDILATAGHCIKELEDAEDYVWVFDYTNELKYNDTFKYIEIDPRNVYEVTEVIKARLDNSTVDDYSFLRLNRKSERAPYRFRTSGKIGDGSNVNTIGSPTGLPLKFANNATVVDNSQPTWFKNSIDTFPGNSGGPVFNPYGFIEGIHVRGAVAQSQDGSYTGDYKYDPLCDCIKTVEFLSAYWTAGAQAHRITAVPYNVLHEAIYENILYAIENNLQDRLKSWLAYSWIVDHDYTKNRGRLEMVAAKNNNLDVLKTIISLSKNENIDIYGETLIKQAISNNNISMLEYLLEQNIPFDATSKEASYLMMHAFTNNNIEMVYAMMDHGWNVNTTDDKGNNLLHLAAAKNNITLLKKLVAKGVKATVKNKDKKRPEQIAKNYEYKTAQKYLKNVRKQQS
- a CDS encoding alpha/beta hydrolase, whose product is MKPKHAIYTFILLFISVNLGFAQNNKAFTWNDTTLVNSNECLSNETNFTNFKLTKTTNEAISNLNIYVEVNFKSKIFNSLEAFNNFDLEFWLLSIKAFKANANLKITVAYSVNSVAQEQFFTFCLKYIESAARGEETASQKTEYVKLPVYFATDRNKVNTNNFNEAFGPKRSNLKYGICEVSIPLNHDLGNIESPSIWRFEFSEDPSKHIMIQGINMLEKDKFFKSLSKGIKKSKSKSTFLFVHGYNTSFSEAAKRTAQISHDLLFDGKPVFYSWPSQASMFKYPKDESNIEWARHNIKNFLEDYIIKSEAEDIYLVAHSMGNRGLTRAIVDLITEKPHLRKHIKEIILAAPDIDADVFKNDIAPKMASKIQKPITLYVSSDDLALKASKALHGNPRAGDAGEGLVIVNGIETIDASGVDTSFLSHSYFADTNTIISDIFDIIKSGKRALNRERLKLMKLSNKIYWRVKH